The genomic segment TTATGTTTGAATTGCACTGAGCAAATCATGCTGAAGAAACAGTCATTTATAACTAGAAGGGGAACGTTTTTGGACAAATTTGAATACTAATGCTAACGTGACCGcacacatatcgctgctgttgggacaaaaccatGTCCATTTTTcgcgtttttcagtttttacataatttgaaaatgcctgttgccctttacaatcagaataaatttcatgattaatggaatcaaaagaaacagccaaaaacGATTTGGAAAAAGtttgtttccattgacttacattgaaagtagaggttttttcttctactgttaagttcccattttggagatatgaagttttgtcccgacagcagtgatGGTGTGTGCAGTCAAGCCTATTTAATTATGTGACAAGAAGTTTCCATAGATAATTACAGTTCATCATTTACTAACATTTGCTATTGTTTTACCGTCATAACTTTTACTAGTACTGAAATACTTCAAACCAGTTatagaaaatttcctcaagcaaaggtccagaacatcatcatgtctaacttgcattatgattcagtgccatatactgtttactgaagtagcctagtaggaatatcaacatcttatacagtcaacaaatgaatgtcaaatcaaataaagtccagttcagtgatatttcaataatatttactgtcagtttcctctttttagatcatgGCATATGAAATAACCTCCCTCTgcctcactttcttctctgactgctgtttctcccCTCGTCCCTCCCGTGTGGCGTCAGGATCAAGTCTGTATAGGACAGCACCTGGGTCTGAACTCGAACTgtggtccgcctattagtgacctctgctttaAACTGTGAATAAACCTCTGGTTCACGTTGCGCCGTTTAGTTTATAACATTTCAATCTACACTGTGTAAGTTACTATTTATTAACTATgtggttccaaacttttgaacggtagtGTAATAAGCCAGATGAATCACAATGGCACTTCTTTTTATACTATGATGACTACCCTGCATTTGAGATTTGATGTCACCATGTACACAGAACAACAGCAGTAGCTTCAAAAGGCCTACCTGCAAAAACATCAAGGGGAAGCTCTGACGTGTCTATTCAGAATGCTGCATCTCCAGCATGTCCTCAAGATCCATGACTTTTGTCTCTATATCATCTATCATTTCTTCTGAGTTGGTAATTACAGCATTTTTGCGCCAGCAGGGACGTTCCTGAAAGACCCACCACATGGATAAATGTTGATGGACGCAACTCTGGTGCTCTTCCTTTGCGCCTGTGCACTGGCACTGCCATTTACCAAACTTGGTATCCAGCGTGACGAGTGTTCTTCCAAATTGACACcaggtgtctgtctgtccagcGTACACGGAGAAGTAGATGTATCTCTCAGAGGGTCCAAATTCCTCCCAAAAAACAGGAAATACACAGTCGACTTCCTCTAAACAGGCCCTAGCATGCAATGCCATGCATTCCTGTTGCCTTGTTCTAGAAATGATTCCTTTTTCAACCATCTCCTCCAGCGAGGCATTGCACAATGGTGGAGGTGGACTGTAGCATCGGGCGTTCCTCGTCCTCTCCAGGTGATAGCACTCCTTCCCAGGATTTCCACTTTGGGCAGCCATCTTCATGAAATCCCTGCATGAGTCCAATTCACAAACGAAACTTTGTGAAACAAGAGACTTACATATATGTATCGGGAACTTTGTTCCTTGAGGATCCTTCGGCGTCACGTATAACCCGTTCTTTGCATCTACGCAAACCATGTGTTGTTCCTGTCTGCAGTTCTGCTGCCTCTTGTGTCTCCTCAGATTAGATGGGTTCGCGAATAGAGAATCACATTTCTGGCAGGACGTTCTGTAATCTTCAGCTGCATCGCTGACACATGAAGTACCCACGCTAGCAGCCTCTCCATCTAAGAGGAACATAATTTAGgtagtaaactcatcattattacattattaaagcTATTTTTGAAATAAGAGAAGAAGAAATGATGTACTGACCTAAAGGCTTGTCTGTCAGCAAAACACCTACAATTGGCAAAAAAAGTGTTAGTGATGAATGTAATGAAGCATTTGTCCCTTTTTCTATTAACCTCTTaaggtatattttggtttgtccatctgaatttccatgaccaaatcataaggcaaattattcagtaactgcattaaaaacatgcaacattttattttatttatttgttggtaaaagctcccctcaaatgggATTACACCTTTTCCTATtagcttacaatttactgctgaaagccaaaaatcttactctttgtattattttataaaaataatttttacagagcagactTACTGAAGAGACTCTGTTTATAGtctatagcccagatttgtggaaaaatgggtcaactttcagtatacaaaaaaaaaaaaaaaatcttctatTATAAGGATTTAAATCACATCACCCATCTAAACTAGAAAGGAGACAGTTGTGTCtcatatgaaatatgaaagttatgaagaatatgacaaagtgcattttggaaccactggtggagtttaagaggctacactTTGCAGACCAGAGATAGAGTCTAAAACCTTGTGAAATATATTGGTTTATTTCTATATGTGGTttatatacgtatatatgtatacagtcctgtgcaaaggCACCACTGTTCATATGTAACTTCCAGGAAAATGCCCATTATATAAAAATGGTTAATTTTTCAGAAGATTATATACAGGTTACTCCACTTGCACCAGAGAGGAgacagtcaaaggaaaataaatcggaaaaaaaaggagtttccaaaactgccttaaaaatgaatcaaatctacagagaaaatgggacttgcaagatctggtagacaccaaaactgtccacattagataaacagcacttaaagctttcatcttcgagagaggggagaaagtccagatctcaacatcattaaatggtttgggattatttggatggtgagaaacagaaaatgctaacccaacttctaagactgaactttggaataTGAAGATTCACAGATTTCTTCGAAAAGTGAGTCTGAAAAGCATGAAAGCTGCAACAGAGACGAACAGTGAGCACAATAAATACTAAAACAACTGATATTATACTTAGTGTTTCAGGCTTTGGTgtaattttgtgtaaatatatgtattttcagcttttttcctgatgctcaAAAACAAGTAACCAGCAATTAATGGCCATTTTCACTGGAAACTGAATGAAGTGTGGTCTCTAACACTCTAACACTTTTTGGTCACTTTCTTAGGTACACCTACCATATAGCTGCAATTTGTTGATTTACAGTTACAGATCATAGTCCACCTGTTACTACAGAGTTTATCAACCCCATCGGTCAGTGCAAAAGGGCCACCATAGTTCCACACACAGTAGTAACcaatgggctacagtcagtaactacAAACCTAGAAAGTACACCTATATGGCAAgtatttctgataaaatggccaattaatgtgtaataaaaacagcactCTATAAAACTGAGATTTAAAAACAGTCCTTCACTGCTAGCCtatgatttttgttgaaaacacaaaagtttaaatgaacaaatgttAAACCAACCGTGGTTAGTGAGGTGCA from the Pygocentrus nattereri isolate fPygNat1 chromosome 6, fPygNat1.pri, whole genome shotgun sequence genome contains:
- the si:ch211-10d23.5 gene encoding si:ch211-10d23.5; amino-acid sequence: MAEKKFEFSSKEELFSLIGEVYCPYCTKPVATSHHHLSTHHLRYAIHFAEGGTGKFSIPCYCPDERRGKRSHWHCTKCTKIIQRTADFRLHLTNHGVLLTDKPLDGEAASVGTSCVSDAAEDYRTSCQKCDSLFANPSNLRRHKRQQNCRQEQHMVCVDAKNGLYVTPKDPQGTKFPIHICKSLVSQSFVCELDSCRDFMKMAAQSGNPGKECYHLERTRNARCYSPPPPLCNASLEEMVEKGIISRTRQQECMALHARACLEEVDCVFPVFWEEFGPSERYIYFSVYAGQTDTWCQFGRTLVTLDTKFGKWQCQCTGAKEEHQSCVHQHLSMWWVFQERPCWRKNAVITNSEEMIDDIETKVMDLEDMLEMQHSE